From the genome of Falco peregrinus isolate bFalPer1 chromosome W, bFalPer1.pri, whole genome shotgun sequence, one region includes:
- the LOC129783006 gene encoding uncharacterized protein LOC129783006, with translation MFNFAYQVMIGFWIFFWLVVLVGSWADLVDRNKRQIETEQVIDIPKQMAEENLMVGLIKEFANLQNITQITACLPIPKAVGESIPWGILTMNLTNLEHKNETNYCEQRPVTQWYEQVKVTRKQWKTPGSLADCEKLLNYVFTKIGRFKTVGWCSYDEQFKINVSKSVMEWKCNKTGQSTQLVDQWDSIWSMSIFSHFQYIARISWCFTWDGKVFSVLPWVDDRSTTSGEKENKIVPWWKCEKAYDRSNADLVIQRIPPLAAALKYGCFCRGLKNTLNLTSAFTVRRGTLFSCRKSTIRSPGHLVWALSDGTWTTHLPLDGKVKQITLGMPTLCPI, from the coding sequence atgtttaattttgcatatcaggttatgattggtttttggattttcttttggttggtagtgttggtgggatcatgggctgacttggtggacaggaacaaaagacaaatagaaacagaacaagtgattgacattcccaaacaaatggctgaggaaaatttgatggtaggattgattaaagaatttgccaatttacaaaacatcacgcagatcactgcttgtttgccaataccgaaggcagtaggtgaatctattccatggggaattttaactatgaatttGACTAacctggaacataaaaatgaaaccaattaTTGTGAACAGAGGCCAGTGACTCAATGGTATGAGCAAGTGAAAGTCactagaaaacagtggaaaactcCAGGTAGTCTGGCGGATTGtgaaaaattgttaaattatgtttttaccaAAATAGGGAGATTTAAGACTGTGggatggtgttcttatgatgaacaatttaaaatcaaCGTGAGCAAAAGTGTTATGGaatggaagtgtaacaaaactggCCAGAGCACCCAGTTAGTAGACCAGtgggactctatatggtctatgtccatattttcccattttcagtatatagcAAGaatttcttggtgttttacctgggatggaaaggttttttcagtattaccctgggtaGATGATAGGTCAACTACatcgggagagaaggaaaataaaatagtgccatggtggaaatgtgaaaaagcgTATGATCGTagtaatgcagacttagtaattcaaagaattcctccgttggctgctgctttgaaatatggttgtttttgtcgaggtcttaagaatactctcaatttaaccagcgCCTTTACAGTCAGAAgaggaactttgtttagttgtagaaaatctactattcgaagtccaggacatttagtttgggcattaagtgatggaacctggacaacacatttaccattagatggtaaggtgaaacaaattactttaggcatgccaacattgtgtccaatttga